From a single Aggregatilinea lenta genomic region:
- a CDS encoding substrate-binding domain-containing protein, which produces MASHKKFRPISVLLVLALVTVLALAACGDDEEEPKATPTPEAPEVTLGLSLAEYNTFFTTLRESAQSTADLMGVTLLAESADNDPEAQAETIQGWIDDGVDALLINPTDSDAIVSVIEAANEADIPVFTIDRSASGGVVVSHIASDNVAGGRMAGEYLAEAIGKAGKVVELQGILSTSAAQGRGQGFNEAMANYPDIEIIAQEPAEFNREEGQAVFAQILADNPEIDAVFAHNDDMILGALDAAKEAGRAGDIVFVGFDAIDAAIDAIEASELSATIAQQPAEMGRIGVESAVSYLNGEDVSDTIPVDLSVITQ; this is translated from the coding sequence ATGGCTTCTCACAAAAAATTCCGTCCGATTTCCGTTCTGCTGGTCCTGGCCCTGGTAACCGTGCTCGCCCTGGCGGCGTGTGGGGACGACGAAGAGGAACCCAAAGCGACCCCGACGCCCGAAGCGCCTGAAGTGACGCTGGGCCTGTCGCTGGCAGAGTACAACACGTTCTTCACGACTCTGCGTGAAAGCGCACAGAGCACCGCCGACCTGATGGGTGTGACGCTGCTGGCGGAAAGTGCTGACAACGACCCTGAGGCCCAGGCCGAGACGATCCAGGGCTGGATCGACGACGGCGTGGACGCGCTGCTGATCAACCCGACCGACAGTGACGCCATCGTCAGCGTCATTGAAGCGGCCAACGAAGCGGACATCCCCGTGTTTACCATCGACCGCAGCGCATCGGGCGGCGTCGTGGTGTCGCACATCGCCTCGGACAACGTGGCGGGTGGGCGCATGGCGGGCGAGTACCTGGCCGAAGCGATCGGCAAGGCGGGCAAGGTCGTCGAGCTGCAGGGCATCCTCTCGACTTCGGCGGCGCAAGGTCGCGGTCAGGGCTTCAACGAGGCGATGGCCAATTACCCGGACATCGAGATCATCGCGCAGGAACCGGCTGAGTTCAACCGCGAAGAGGGCCAAGCCGTCTTCGCCCAGATCTTGGCGGACAACCCGGAAATCGACGCGGTCTTCGCGCACAATGACGACATGATCCTCGGTGCGCTGGACGCCGCCAAAGAAGCGGGCCGCGCGGGCGACATCGTCTTTGTGGGCTTTGATGCCATCGACGCCGCAATCGACGCGATCGAGGCCAGTGAGCTGTCGGCGACCATCGCGCAGCAGCCCGCCGAAATGGGCCGCATCGGCGTCGAGTCCGCCGTGAGCTACCTGAACGGCGAAGACGTTTCCGACACCATTCCGGTCGATCTCTCAGTCATCACACAGTAG
- a CDS encoding GAF domain-containing protein, whose translation MGLHLSIRQRITLGFVFLIILVLVGGGTGLVYTRSVSTTVDVSQSGIDHLRAVSDVQVGWLTVVATIDNMLLTRQTSLIDQRLSQEMSQFETLLADLQASPLADQESNRAESERIVSELEALGADLSAIVDTLTGQVAQGQWARAQISRHTDLASIQRQFDERLEQLEVVISGDVEQVIDQTLDTQRVTQTFWAVIAALSLLFGLPASYAIIRSVTRPVTELLGAVQAIRAGDLTQRAKVVGRSEFSELATTFNYMAAQLQSMVGSLESQVAERTQDLFRTLQVGQLATQTLREDDLLVTVTDYVREQFHLYYAQVYLVDDAARYAVLRAGTGEVGQQLLSRRHRLDLNARSIVARAVRTQAPVLVTDTATSDIHLPNPMLPDTHSELAVPLMIGGAVLGVLDMQASVAGTFNNENLPVFEAMASQLTASLRSAQAYETAQDAVARADAINRRLTRENWESYLGRLSEQGQVQVQYNLQEVAEGAALVPTAEDRALAQPILLRGESIGRIVVAENGPREWQGDDLELVQGVAERIAQALEQFRAFDETQNALAERIERETLLSTVINTTPDWIFAKDRRFRYVLVNEAFAEFYGNRRPEEMIGKTDYDLGTPVELIEGDPEQGITGFRTDDRAVIESNETIHNSHDVVAFADGSMHIFDTTKLPLKDNTGQTIGVLGVSREVTERERTTRRQRAAFELGQQLALLLHPDALLNETVNRLASAFEYYHVHVYLYDAARNALVVREGLGPAGAQLKRAGHQILLTAPRSLVARAARSLEAVVVNDVRENPDHLPNPLLPMTRSEVAVPLFLGNDLIGVLDVQQNRAGYFTESEVQTLGIVASQLSVALSNARLFAEVELEADRRARLYDLGQHLAESLEPADIAQAAIDGLVDLLDVPEMSLFRYDAEQEMLHMLAAKGTIGEQMIGLSLPLSESPDAEQAIRSRSIQLEEDAFKNPTPENEFMRSMGFTAAMVVPIQMAEQVIATLILDETRGPRTFTRDEVGLVQSVASQVGIALQNAYLYLEQVEVAEQLRGIDRLKSEFLASMSHELRTPLNSIIGYAEVLLDGIDGDLTEDMQEDVETIHGSGRHLLNLINDVLDLAKIEAGQMDMSVEPISLPALANEVLATARVLLGGKPVELVTQFDESLPGVEADPLRLRQIINNLVSNAIKFTEEGNVTISAEPFADDPSMLKVSIADSGIGISPENLPLVFERFRQVDQSATRRVGGTGLGLAITRQLVQMHGGDIWVESAEGAGSVFSFTVPVAVVPEARQW comes from the coding sequence ATGGGATTGCATTTATCCATTCGACAGCGTATCACGCTTGGCTTCGTATTCTTGATCATCCTGGTGCTGGTGGGTGGTGGTACCGGTCTGGTCTACACGCGTTCGGTGAGCACCACCGTCGACGTGTCGCAAAGCGGTATCGATCACCTGCGGGCCGTATCCGACGTTCAGGTGGGCTGGTTGACCGTCGTGGCGACCATCGACAACATGCTGCTCACACGCCAAACCAGCCTGATCGATCAGCGCCTGTCTCAAGAAATGAGCCAGTTTGAAACGCTGCTCGCAGATCTCCAGGCGTCGCCCCTGGCTGACCAGGAAAGTAACCGCGCCGAAAGCGAGCGGATCGTGAGCGAGCTGGAAGCGCTGGGCGCGGACCTGAGCGCGATCGTGGACACGCTGACCGGCCAGGTGGCACAGGGCCAGTGGGCACGCGCGCAGATCTCGCGCCACACGGACCTGGCCTCGATCCAGCGCCAATTCGACGAGCGCCTGGAACAGCTCGAAGTCGTCATCAGTGGCGACGTCGAACAGGTGATCGATCAGACGCTCGACACGCAGCGCGTCACCCAGACCTTCTGGGCGGTCATCGCGGCGCTGTCGCTGCTGTTCGGTCTCCCCGCCTCATACGCGATCATTCGCAGCGTGACCCGCCCGGTGACCGAGCTGCTCGGCGCTGTGCAGGCCATCCGCGCCGGTGACCTGACGCAGCGCGCGAAAGTCGTGGGCCGCAGCGAGTTCAGCGAGCTGGCGACGACGTTCAATTACATGGCCGCACAGCTTCAGTCGATGGTCGGTTCGCTGGAATCGCAGGTGGCGGAACGTACGCAGGACCTCTTCCGTACGCTGCAGGTCGGCCAGTTGGCGACGCAGACGCTGCGTGAAGACGACCTGCTAGTGACCGTCACGGACTATGTCCGCGAGCAGTTCCACCTGTACTATGCACAGGTGTATCTGGTCGACGACGCCGCGCGCTACGCGGTCCTGCGCGCCGGTACGGGCGAGGTGGGGCAGCAGCTGCTCTCCCGCCGTCACCGCCTGGACCTGAACGCCCGCTCCATTGTGGCGCGTGCCGTCCGCACCCAGGCCCCCGTGCTGGTGACCGACACGGCGACCAGCGACATCCACCTGCCCAACCCCATGCTGCCCGATACGCACTCCGAGCTGGCCGTGCCGCTGATGATCGGTGGTGCGGTGCTGGGTGTGCTCGACATGCAGGCATCCGTGGCGGGGACTTTCAACAACGAAAACCTGCCGGTGTTCGAGGCGATGGCCAGCCAGTTGACGGCGTCGCTGCGAAGCGCCCAGGCCTACGAAACCGCGCAGGACGCGGTAGCCCGCGCCGACGCGATCAACCGCCGCCTGACGCGGGAAAACTGGGAGAGCTACCTGGGCCGCCTGAGCGAACAGGGCCAGGTCCAGGTGCAGTACAACCTGCAAGAAGTCGCCGAGGGAGCGGCACTGGTGCCCACCGCAGAAGACCGCGCGTTGGCCCAGCCAATCCTGCTGCGGGGCGAGTCGATCGGGCGTATTGTCGTGGCCGAAAACGGCCCGCGCGAATGGCAGGGAGATGACCTGGAGCTGGTGCAGGGCGTCGCCGAGCGTATCGCGCAGGCGCTGGAGCAGTTCCGCGCGTTTGACGAGACGCAGAACGCGCTCGCCGAGCGAATCGAGCGTGAAACCCTGCTGAGCACGGTGATTAACACCACGCCCGACTGGATCTTCGCGAAAGACCGCCGGTTCCGTTACGTCCTGGTCAACGAGGCTTTCGCCGAGTTCTATGGCAACCGCCGCCCTGAAGAAATGATCGGGAAGACGGACTATGACCTGGGCACGCCGGTCGAACTGATCGAGGGTGACCCCGAGCAGGGCATCACCGGCTTCCGCACGGACGACCGCGCCGTGATTGAAAGCAACGAGACCATCCACAACTCGCACGACGTGGTGGCGTTTGCCGATGGCTCTATGCACATCTTCGATACGACGAAGCTCCCCTTGAAGGACAACACAGGCCAGACCATCGGCGTCCTCGGTGTGTCGCGAGAAGTGACCGAGCGCGAGCGCACGACCCGCCGTCAGCGCGCCGCGTTCGAGCTGGGCCAGCAGCTGGCATTGCTGCTGCACCCGGACGCGCTGCTGAACGAGACGGTCAACCGGCTGGCGTCCGCGTTCGAGTACTACCACGTGCACGTCTATCTCTACGACGCGGCCCGCAATGCGCTGGTCGTTCGCGAGGGACTTGGCCCGGCGGGCGCGCAGCTGAAGCGTGCCGGTCACCAAATTCTGCTCACCGCGCCGCGAAGCCTCGTGGCCCGCGCCGCCCGGTCGCTGGAAGCCGTCGTCGTGAACGACGTGCGCGAGAATCCCGACCACCTGCCGAACCCGCTGCTGCCGATGACGCGCTCCGAGGTGGCAGTGCCACTATTCCTGGGTAATGACCTCATCGGTGTGCTCGACGTGCAGCAGAACCGCGCCGGGTACTTCACCGAAAGCGAAGTCCAGACGCTGGGTATCGTCGCGAGCCAGTTGTCGGTCGCGCTGTCGAACGCCCGCCTGTTCGCCGAGGTCGAGCTTGAGGCCGATCGCCGTGCTCGCCTGTACGATCTGGGCCAGCACCTGGCCGAGTCGCTCGAACCGGCGGACATCGCGCAGGCCGCGATCGACGGGCTGGTCGATCTGCTCGACGTGCCCGAAATGAGCCTGTTCCGCTACGACGCCGAACAGGAAATGCTGCACATGCTGGCCGCGAAGGGTACGATCGGCGAGCAGATGATCGGCCTGTCGCTGCCGCTCAGCGAGAGTCCCGACGCCGAACAGGCGATTCGCTCGCGCAGCATCCAGCTCGAAGAGGATGCCTTCAAGAATCCGACGCCCGAAAACGAGTTCATGCGCTCGATGGGTTTCACCGCCGCGATGGTCGTGCCGATCCAGATGGCCGAGCAGGTGATCGCGACGCTGATCCTGGACGAGACGCGCGGCCCGCGCACCTTCACCCGCGACGAAGTTGGGCTGGTGCAGAGTGTGGCGTCCCAGGTGGGTATCGCGCTGCAAAACGCGTACCTCTACCTGGAACAGGTTGAAGTAGCCGAGCAGCTGCGTGGTATTGACCGCCTCAAGAGTGAATTCCTGGCCTCCATGAGCCACGAGCTGCGTACCCCGCTCAACTCGATCATCGGGTACGCCGAGGTGCTGCTGGACGGCATCGACGGCGATCTGACCGAGGATATGCAAGAGGACGTGGAGACCATTCACGGCAGTGGCCGCCACCTGCTGAACCTGATCAACGACGTGCTCGATCTGGCGAAGATCGAAGCCGGGCAGATGGACATGAGCGTCGAGCCGATCAGCCTGCCCGCCCTCGCGAACGAAGTGCTTGCAACCGCGCGCGTGCTGTTAGGCGGCAAGCCGGTCGAGCTGGTCACTCAGTTCGACGAGAGCCTGCCCGGCGTCGAGGCCGACCCGCTGCGTCTGCGCCAGATCATCAACAATCTGGTGTCCAACGCCATCAAGTTCACCGAAGAAGGCAACGTCACCATCAGCGCTGAGCCGTTCGCAGATGATCCGTCGATGCTCAAGGTATCGATCGCCGACAGCGGCATCGGCATCAGTCCGGAGAACCTGCCGCTGGTCTTCGAGCGCTTCCGCCAGGTGGACCAATCCGCGACGCGCCGCGTCGGCGGCACGGGCCTCGGTCTGGCAATCACCCGGCAACTCGTGCAGATGCATGGCGGCGATATCTGGGTGGAGAGCGCAGAGGGCGCCGGTTCGGTCTTCAGCTTCACCGTGCCGGTCGCGGTTGTGCCGGAAGCGCGCCAGTGGTAG
- a CDS encoding GAF domain-containing protein, with the protein MLRRLSIRTQFLLITLFSVLLVTASLTTARVVQERRSLVEAEQDRSETIISTVNLAIQLADTHLFSFNAIPDLLPRLRMLVESNDDLEFVAVTSPTGYVYAHSQRESIAQTNGELVDLNLSGTVRTDIRGFDSVYLTARQFDSPLEPLPGKYNVIVGVSAASIDQQQRQSIVSSLLIAGIAAAVVALLTFFFLQSAVTIPIHRLDVGARIFSRGDFDYRIEPEGGLELRDLGVRFNQMADDLKRYREETETASRTLESRLDERTVALRTVNDVALQISTLLNMSDLLQAVSDLTKENFRLYHAHIYLLDGDNLVLAAGAGEVGQQMVRRGHRIPLKAAQSIVARAARTRQIMLQNDVRSTPDFLPNPLLPETRSEAAMALVARGELLGVLDLQSDQAGYFDPTTTESLLTTLAQQIAIALSNARLFTEVERTGRHEHALGVISDQIQGALSMDEVLEVAARELGKALRVPHTTIQLQLTPEPEPGVPG; encoded by the coding sequence ATGTTACGTAGACTAAGCATTCGTACCCAGTTTCTTCTTATTACGCTCTTCTCCGTGCTGCTGGTGACCGCCAGCCTGACGACGGCGCGTGTGGTCCAAGAGCGCAGATCGTTGGTCGAGGCTGAGCAAGACCGCAGCGAGACCATCATCAGTACCGTTAATCTCGCCATTCAACTGGCCGACACGCATCTTTTTAGCTTTAACGCGATCCCCGACCTGCTGCCCCGCTTGCGGATGCTGGTCGAGAGCAACGACGATCTCGAATTCGTCGCCGTCACGTCGCCGACGGGCTATGTGTACGCACACTCGCAGCGCGAGTCGATCGCCCAGACGAACGGCGAGCTGGTGGACCTCAACCTGAGCGGCACCGTCCGCACCGACATTCGCGGCTTCGATTCGGTCTATCTGACCGCGCGGCAGTTCGACAGCCCGCTGGAGCCGCTGCCCGGCAAGTACAACGTGATCGTCGGCGTGTCGGCGGCCTCCATTGACCAGCAGCAGCGCCAGAGTATCGTGTCCAGCCTGTTGATTGCCGGTATCGCGGCGGCGGTCGTGGCCTTGCTGACCTTCTTCTTCCTGCAATCCGCCGTGACGATCCCGATCCACCGCCTCGACGTGGGCGCGCGTATCTTCAGTCGCGGTGACTTCGACTATCGTATTGAGCCGGAAGGCGGCCTGGAGCTGCGCGACCTCGGCGTGCGCTTCAACCAGATGGCCGACGACCTGAAGCGCTATCGCGAAGAAACCGAAACCGCCAGCCGTACGCTGGAATCACGCCTGGACGAACGTACCGTCGCGCTGCGCACGGTGAACGATGTGGCGCTGCAGATCTCCACACTGCTGAATATGTCCGACCTGCTGCAGGCCGTGTCTGACCTGACGAAGGAAAATTTCCGCCTTTACCACGCGCATATTTACCTACTGGACGGCGACAATCTGGTCCTGGCGGCGGGCGCGGGTGAAGTCGGCCAGCAGATGGTGCGGCGCGGCCACCGTATCCCGCTCAAGGCTGCACAAAGTATCGTGGCGCGTGCGGCCCGAACCCGGCAGATCATGCTTCAGAACGACGTGCGTTCGACGCCGGACTTCCTGCCGAACCCGCTGCTGCCCGAAACACGCTCCGAAGCGGCTATGGCGCTGGTGGCGCGCGGCGAGCTGCTGGGTGTGCTGGACCTCCAGAGCGATCAGGCCGGGTACTTTGATCCGACGACGACGGAATCCCTACTGACCACACTGGCGCAGCAGATCGCAATCGCGCTGAGCAACGCGCGGCTGTTCACCGAAGTGGAGCGCACCGGACGTCACGAACATGCGTTGGGCGTCATCAGCGACCAGATCCAGGGGGCGCTGAGCATGGACGAAGTACTGGAAGTCGCCGCGCGTGAGCTGGGTAAGGCGCTGCGCGTGCCGCATACCACAATTCAGCTGCAGCTGACGCCGGAGCCTGAGCCGGGCGTGCCGGGCTAG
- a CDS encoding AI-2E family transporter, protein MTGIHPAPVLIARIAGARAGGVIGVLVAVPLMIVVIVLLEEFQGRFVGTGDKASAEASSR, encoded by the coding sequence GTGACGGGCATCCATCCGGCGCCGGTGCTGATCGCGCGCATCGCCGGCGCGCGGGCAGGCGGTGTGATCGGCGTGCTTGTAGCCGTCCCCTTGATGATCGTCGTCATCGTGCTGCTTGAGGAATTTCAGGGTAGGTTCGTCGGGACTGGCGACAAGGCCAGCGCGGAAGCGAGCAGCCGGTAA
- a CDS encoding glutamine synthetase family protein: protein MPDTSSQQAHHADDVFKRISNQNIRSIDLQFTDVAGMVKTVTIDADHLADALTEGVWFDGSAVEGFARIAESDMYLMPDLSTFAVIPWEGHHPEIGRTARILCDVYTPNGQPFAGDPRGALRRAMEQAAEMGLSYVVAPELEFYLFSAPPEQGELEQDDHASYFDASDGVARVIRKRITDALREMGIVVESSHHEVGSGQHELDFAPMDALRMADAILTARMAVRTIARQEGRFATFMPKPLSDAPGSGMHVHQWMRDLESDENRFADAREDYGLSRDGQAFLAGQLTHAREICAVLTPLVNSYRRLMSGLEAPIYVTWAQLNRGALLRVPRLSDDNRLGTRIESRCPDPSCNPYLAFTVLLHAGLRGIRDTLALPPAAEEELYEVSNRRRHLTTLPTSLQEALDEFEGSDVAREALGLHLFERFLEAKRLEWRDYLLVVSPWELERYLTIY from the coding sequence ATGCCGGATACTTCATCTCAACAGGCGCACCACGCCGACGATGTGTTTAAGCGGATTTCGAATCAGAACATTCGCTCCATTGATCTTCAATTCACTGACGTTGCGGGCATGGTCAAAACCGTAACGATCGACGCCGATCACCTCGCCGATGCGCTCACCGAGGGCGTCTGGTTCGACGGGTCAGCGGTCGAGGGCTTCGCGCGCATCGCGGAGTCGGACATGTATCTCATGCCCGATCTCTCGACTTTCGCCGTGATCCCGTGGGAGGGCCACCACCCGGAGATCGGGCGGACAGCGCGCATTCTGTGCGACGTGTACACGCCCAACGGCCAGCCCTTCGCGGGCGATCCGCGTGGCGCGCTGCGGCGCGCCATGGAACAGGCCGCAGAAATGGGGCTGAGCTACGTCGTCGCGCCCGAATTGGAGTTTTACCTGTTCTCCGCCCCGCCCGAACAGGGCGAACTGGAGCAGGACGATCACGCCAGCTACTTCGACGCCTCCGACGGCGTGGCGCGGGTGATCCGCAAGCGTATCACCGATGCGCTGCGCGAAATGGGTATCGTGGTCGAGTCAAGCCACCACGAGGTCGGTAGCGGCCAGCACGAGCTGGACTTCGCGCCGATGGACGCGCTGCGCATGGCGGACGCGATCCTCACCGCGCGCATGGCGGTACGGACCATCGCCCGGCAGGAAGGGCGCTTCGCCACCTTCATGCCCAAGCCCCTTTCCGACGCGCCGGGCAGCGGGATGCACGTCCACCAGTGGATGCGCGATCTGGAATCGGACGAGAACCGGTTCGCCGACGCGCGCGAGGACTATGGCCTGTCGCGCGACGGGCAGGCGTTCCTCGCCGGGCAGCTTACGCATGCTCGCGAAATCTGTGCTGTGCTGACGCCGCTGGTCAACAGCTACCGCCGCCTGATGTCCGGCCTGGAAGCGCCGATTTACGTCACCTGGGCGCAGCTCAACCGGGGCGCGCTGCTGCGCGTGCCGCGCCTGTCCGACGACAACCGGCTGGGCACGCGTATCGAGAGCCGCTGCCCCGATCCCAGCTGCAATCCTTACCTGGCCTTCACCGTGCTGCTGCACGCCGGGCTGCGCGGCATCCGCGATACGCTGGCGCTGCCGCCCGCCGCCGAAGAGGAACTGTACGAAGTCTCGAACCGCCGCCGCCACCTGACCACGCTGCCGACCTCGCTGCAAGAAGCGCTCGACGAGTTCGAGGGCAGCGACGTCGCGCGCGAAGCGCTGGGGCTGCACCTGTTCGAGCGTTTTCTGGAAGCCAAGCGCCTGGAATGGCGGGATTATTTGCTCGTCGTCAGCCCGTGGGAACTTGAACGCTATTTGACGATTTATTAG
- a CDS encoding helix-turn-helix domain-containing protein — MPGHSSITVTDLLRLALPVGTTIVAGHRGMHRPVEWVSVLNTRPPAFPDLVGGEIALLSLDAMHLLSDKLTLPTLIRDLSEMDVSGIGVVGEIGAQAQAMAEEAGIPLLRLPETTMLRNVERQIAQTLMGSPASPEERGQEVREQLLQLSTENRGLAALTSALADVVGKTVVVQDKRLHPLSVAGPLAHTPSWTAIEDALYDANPLPALFRDRMEVAQASPDPVAIPLPVPGLRRLVAPIVAGKMGRGFLSLLFDESQNYDALDVTLARHGAAVCALEMAKEKAIREAQKRVQGNVLEQFLGGIISENEALLRLTRLGYQPEQEYTTLYIGGLRENIPSARQIEALCNEQASALGFGALVQPYGSEVIVFVEGEESVARDLALAVQGRVSERYHAEIAVGMGQPSSELRAWRESFQQAVAAYRTAQQWRLTAPLAFWEMGVYRLLSLLAGSPELRKFYYETLGELAENTAHNQEFITTLEAFFEEHGNLTRTAKRLHVHRNTLLYRMDRIKEISGLDLDNPETRLAVHLALRIRRIL; from the coding sequence GTGCCAGGCCACTCTAGCATTACCGTCACCGATCTTCTGCGCCTGGCGCTGCCGGTCGGCACAACCATCGTCGCCGGTCACCGGGGCATGCATCGCCCCGTGGAGTGGGTCAGCGTGCTCAACACACGCCCGCCCGCCTTCCCCGATCTCGTCGGCGGCGAGATCGCGCTGCTGTCCCTGGACGCCATGCACCTGTTGAGCGACAAGCTCACCCTGCCCACGCTGATACGCGACTTGTCGGAGATGGACGTATCCGGGATCGGCGTTGTGGGCGAGATCGGCGCACAGGCGCAGGCAATGGCCGAAGAAGCCGGAATTCCCCTGCTGCGCCTGCCCGAAACGACCATGCTGCGCAACGTCGAGCGCCAGATCGCCCAGACGCTGATGGGCAGCCCGGCCTCACCGGAAGAACGCGGGCAGGAAGTCCGCGAGCAGCTCTTGCAGCTTTCGACCGAAAATCGCGGACTGGCCGCGCTGACCTCGGCGCTGGCGGACGTGGTCGGCAAGACGGTCGTCGTGCAGGATAAGCGCCTGCACCCGCTCTCGGTCGCCGGGCCGCTGGCGCATACGCCCTCGTGGACCGCCATCGAAGACGCGCTCTACGACGCCAACCCGCTGCCCGCCCTGTTCCGTGACCGCATGGAGGTGGCCCAGGCCAGCCCGGACCCGGTCGCGATTCCACTGCCCGTGCCCGGCCTGCGGCGGCTGGTCGCGCCGATCGTCGCGGGCAAAATGGGGCGCGGCTTCCTGTCGCTGCTGTTCGACGAAAGCCAGAATTACGACGCGCTCGACGTGACACTGGCTCGCCACGGCGCGGCGGTCTGCGCGCTGGAGATGGCGAAGGAAAAAGCCATTCGCGAGGCGCAAAAGCGCGTGCAGGGCAACGTGCTGGAGCAGTTCCTGGGCGGCATTATCAGCGAAAACGAGGCGCTGCTGCGCCTGACCCGCCTGGGCTACCAGCCGGAACAGGAATACACCACGCTCTACATCGGCGGCCTGCGCGAGAATATCCCCTCCGCGCGGCAGATCGAGGCGCTATGCAACGAGCAGGCCAGCGCGCTCGGCTTCGGGGCGCTGGTACAGCCCTATGGCAGCGAGGTGATCGTCTTCGTCGAGGGGGAGGAAAGCGTCGCGCGCGACCTGGCGCTGGCCGTGCAGGGCCGCGTCTCCGAGCGCTACCACGCCGAGATCGCGGTCGGCATGGGCCAGCCGTCCAGCGAGCTGCGCGCCTGGCGCGAGAGCTTCCAGCAGGCCGTCGCCGCCTATCGCACCGCGCAGCAGTGGCGGCTGACCGCGCCATTGGCCTTCTGGGAAATGGGCGTCTACCGGCTGCTGTCGCTGCTGGCCGGGTCGCCGGAACTGCGGAAATTCTATTATGAAACGCTCGGCGAGCTGGCCGAGAACACCGCGCACAACCAGGAATTTATCACCACACTCGAAGCCTTCTTCGAAGAACACGGCAACCTGACGCGCACCGCCAAGCGTCTGCACGTGCACCGCAACACGCTACTCTACCGCATGGACCGCATCAAGGAGATCAGCGGGCTTGATCTCGACAACCCCGAAACACGACTGGCCGTGCACCTCGCCCTGCGCATCCGCCGAATATTGTAG
- a CDS encoding GAF domain-containing sensor histidine kinase: MDTLDALSRAAAAVTSELSLPKTLQTITDIARELAGARYAALGVPSDDGMLKSFTTSGMEAGQARGIEHEPKGLGLLGAILESDVPIRLDDLHTDPRSAGFCDHHPPMTQFLGVPIISRGARVGNLYLTDPIDGEPFSEDDERLIVLLAKHAAVAIDNARLSEELQRVALSHERDRIGMELHDGVIQSVYAVGMKLEILRGQFPMTHEQEVQYQSMIEDLNQIIEDIRGYIRNLREAREEQITFRQRLENLTRHFRDFARVDVMLDVPSSLRTLNEQQRHSLTQIVREALSNVARHAHASEVQVKVREVGSYVVLTVKDNGIGFDSDTFESPESFGLRNMDQRARRLGGYLVIESEKDEGTLLTVQMPFRP; this comes from the coding sequence ATGGATACGCTGGACGCACTCAGCCGCGCGGCAGCCGCCGTCACGAGCGAACTGAGCCTGCCCAAGACGCTCCAGACTATCACCGATATCGCGCGAGAGCTGGCCGGGGCGCGCTACGCGGCGCTGGGCGTGCCCAGCGATGACGGCATGCTCAAGTCGTTCACGACGTCGGGCATGGAGGCGGGCCAAGCGCGCGGCATCGAGCACGAGCCGAAGGGCCTGGGGCTGCTGGGCGCGATCCTCGAATCGGACGTGCCGATCCGCCTGGACGACCTGCACACTGACCCACGCTCAGCCGGTTTTTGCGACCACCACCCGCCAATGACGCAGTTTTTGGGCGTGCCGATCATCAGTCGCGGCGCGCGCGTGGGCAACCTGTACCTGACCGATCCGATCGACGGCGAGCCGTTCAGCGAGGACGACGAACGCCTGATCGTGCTGCTGGCCAAGCACGCGGCGGTGGCAATCGACAACGCGCGGCTGTCCGAGGAGCTGCAGCGCGTCGCGCTCAGCCACGAACGCGACCGCATCGGCATGGAGCTGCACGACGGCGTGATCCAATCAGTGTACGCAGTCGGCATGAAGCTGGAGATCCTGCGCGGGCAGTTCCCCATGACGCACGAACAGGAAGTTCAATACCAGAGCATGATCGAGGATCTGAACCAGATCATCGAGGACATTCGCGGCTATATCCGCAACCTGCGCGAGGCGCGCGAAGAGCAGATCACCTTCCGGCAGCGGCTGGAAAATCTGACCCGCCACTTCCGCGACTTCGCCCGCGTGGACGTGATGCTCGACGTACCCTCGTCGCTGCGCACGCTCAACGAGCAGCAGCGCCACTCGCTGACGCAGATCGTGCGCGAGGCGTTGTCGAACGTGGCGCGGCATGCACATGCCAGCGAGGTCCAGGTCAAGGTGCGCGAGGTCGGCAGCTACGTGGTGCTGACCGTCAAGGACAACGGCATCGGCTTCGATTCGGACACGTTCGAAAGCCCGGAGAGTTTTGGATTGCGCAACATGGATCAGCGTGCGCGGCGGCTGGGCGGCTATCTGGTCATCGAGAGCGAGAAGGACGAAGGCACGCTGCTCACAGTGCAGATGCCGTTCAGGCCCTAA